Proteins encoded together in one Prunus dulcis chromosome 3, ALMONDv2, whole genome shotgun sequence window:
- the LOC117622241 gene encoding transcription factor TCP4-like produces MGMKSAGGGGGGGGEIIQVQGGHIVRSTGRKDRHSKVYTAKGPRDRRVRLSAHTAIQFYDVQDRLGYDRPSKAVDWLIKKAKSSIDKLAELPPWHPITGVAANNAEPDQSNPNEMVIAGGAEQTESSGYNFHQLQRQMGENNNHHQANNVSSFNIPPSLDSDTIADTMKSFFPTSSAATSSINFQSYPPDHDLISRTTNLNPCQDLGLSLHSFQDQGLNIHHTHSQQSQGDTNHNNDQIETLFAAGAGGSTVGFDTSYQRMVAWSNQNRGGDGGFVFNSHSQALPQQAYAHAQGGTLQSSFSPSVSARAWNDSSIFGTQQRTQQQQQPMIHHSSIFGTRFASDGGLPVFCIPTRIDAEEADNGGVPDRPSSTSSPNSTHH; encoded by the coding sequence atgggAATGAAGAGCGCTGGAGGAGGAGGCGGAGGTGGAGGAGAGATTATACAAGTTCAAGGAGGCCACATTGTTCGATCCACCGGCCGCAAAGACCGCCACAGCAAGGTCTACACCGCCAAAGGCCCCCGAGACCGCCGCGTCCGGTTGTCTGCCCACACCGCCATCCAATTCTACGATGTTCAAGACCGCCTCGGCTATGACCGCCCCAGCAAAGCGGTTGACTGGCTCATCAAGAAAGCAAAATCCTCCATTGACAAGCTTGCTGAGCTTCCTCCTTGGCACCCTATCACTGGTGTTGCAGCAAACAATGCTGAGCCCGatcaatccaatccaaatgAAATGGTGATTGCAGGAGGAGCAGAGCAGACAGAGTCCTCTGGCTACAATTTCCACCAGCTGCAGAGGCAAATGGGTGAGAATAACAACCACCACCAAGCAAATAATGTTTCAAGCTTCAACATTCCTCCATCTCTAGACTCAGACACCATAGCTGACACCATGAAATCATTCTTCCCTACAAGCTCAGCAGCCACTTCATCCATCAATTTCCAAAGCTACCCACCTGATCATGATCTGATTTCAAGAACCACCAACCTAAACCCTTGCCAAGACCTTGGCCTCTCTCTCCACTCTTTCCAAGACCAAGGCCTAAACATCCATCACACTCACAGCCAGCAATCCCAAGGAGACACCAACCACAACAACGATCAGATTGAGACCCTTTTCGCCGCCGGGGCGGGAGGATCAACGGTGGGATTTGACACTAGTTATCAGAGAATGGTGGCATGGAGCAATCAGAACAGAGGAGGTGATGGTGGATTTGTATTCAACTCACACTCACAAGCATTGCCACAGCAAGCATATGCTCATGCTCAGGGGGGTACCCTTCAGTCCAGTTTTTCGCCATCAGTTTCAGCTCGGGCCTGGAACGATTCTTCTATCTTTGGCACACAGCAGAGAacacagcagcagcagcagccaaTGATTCACCATTCTTCAATCTTTGGCACCCGCTTCGCCTCTGATGGCGGCTTGCCTGTGTTCTGCATCCCGACGCGTATTGACGCTGAGGAGGCGGATAATGGCGGTGTTCCAGATCGACCATCATCCACTTCCTCTCCCAATTCCACCCACCATTGA
- the LOC117622756 gene encoding E3 ubiquitin-protein ligase ATL41-like codes for MSSSSHPNPMRLLTDEDESGRRIYDEFHKNPYDLNSKIMLTAIISLSVVVLLVIVLHTYARCVLRRQALRRASMRHHLGSTMAHVHLAEQPKTGLEPSIIAALPTFVFTRVDGQDDGGANAIECAVCLSMLDHDEMARLLPNCKHSFHVECIDRWLNSHTTCPICRTEAQPRLQPEPREDPVAGEPTAPPLEPPLNSAFPSYMEGTSDGAAQSSSGTKANGSISRLSSFRKMLSRDRSSRRIQSCGQEDGIEDLERQ; via the coding sequence ATGTCTTCCTCCTCGCATCCAAATCCGATGCGCCTCCTAACAGACGAAGACGAGAGTGGTCGTCGGATTTATGATGAATTTCACAAAAACCCGTACGACTTGAACAGCAAGATCATGCTCACAGCCATCATCTCATTATCTGTCGTCGTTTTGTTAGTGATCGTGCTTCACACCTACGCAAGGTGTGTCCTCCGACGCCAGGCGCTTCGCCGTGCCTCCATGCGTCATCATCTAGGCTCGACCATGGCTCATGTCCACTTGGCGGAACAGCCCAAGACCGGCCTGGAGCCCTCCATCATTGCCGCCTTGCCCACTTTCGTTTTCACACGTGTGGACGGCCAGGACGACGGAGGAGCCAACGCAATAGAGTGCGCCGTGTGCTTGAGCATGTTAGATCATGATGAGATGGCAAGGCTGCTTCCAAATTGCAAGCATAGTTTCCATGTGGAGTGCATAGACAGGTGGCTGAATTCCCACACTACCTGCCCTATTTGCCGGACAGAGGCACAGCCGCGTCTCCAGCCCGAGCCACGGGAAGATCCCGTGGCAGGTGAGCCCACGGCTCCGCCTCTGGAGCCACCATTGAATTCCGCGTTTCCATCATATATGGAAGGGACATCAGATGGTGCTGCCCAGTCCAGCTCTGGTACTAAAGCGAATGGCTCGATTTCGAGGTTGAGTTCTTTCAGAAAAATGCTTAGCAGGGACAGATCTTCAAGAAGGATTCAATCTTGTGGCCAAGAGGATGGTATAGAAGATTTAGAGAGACAGTGA
- the LOC117622793 gene encoding E3 ubiquitin-protein ligase ATL41-like produces MSSSSHPNPMRLLTDEDESGRRIYDEFHKNPYDLNSKIMLTAIISLSVVVLLVIVLHTYARCVLRRQALRRASMRHHLGSTMAHVHLAEQPKTGLEPSIIAALPTFVFTRVDGQDDGGANAIECAVCLSMLDHDEMARLLPNCKHSFHVECIDRWLNSHTTCPICRTEAQPRLQPEPREDPVAGGPTAPPLEPPLNSAFPSYMEGTSDGAAQSSSGTKANGSISRLSSFRRMLSRDRSSRRIQSYGQEDGIEDLERQ; encoded by the coding sequence ATGTCTTCCTCCTCGCATCCAAATCCGATGCGCCTCCTAACAGACGAAGACGAGAGTGGTCGTCGGATTTATGATGAATTTCACAAAAACCCGTACGACTTGAACAGCAAGATCATGCTCACAGCCATCATCTCATTATCTGTCGTCGTTTTGTTAGTGATCGTGCTTCACACCTACGCAAGGTGTGTCCTCCGACGCCAGGCTCTTCGCCGTGCCTCCATGCGTCATCATCTAGGCTCGACCATGGCTCATGTCCACTTGGCGGAACAGCCCAAGACCGGCCTGGAGCCCTCCATCATTGCCGCCTTGCCCACTTTCGTTTTCACACGTGTGGACGGCCAGGACGACGGAGGAGCCAACGCAATAGAGTGCGCCGTGTGCTTGAGCATGTTAGATCATGATGAGATGGCAAGGCTGCTTCCAAATTGCAAGCATAGTTTCCATGTGGAGTGCATAGACAGGTGGCTGAATTCCCACACTACCTGCCCTATTTGCCGGACAGAGGCACAGCCCCGTCTCCAGCCCGAGCCACGGGAGGATCCCGTGGCAGGTGGGCCCACGGCTCCGCCTCTGGAGCCGCCATTGAATTCCGCGTTTCCATCATATATGGAAGGGACATCAGATGGTGCTGCCCAGTCCAGCTCTGGTACTAAAGCGAATGGCTCGATTTCGAGGTTGAGTTCTTTCAGAAGAATGCTTAGCAGGGACAGATCTTCAAGAAGGATTCAATCTTATGGCCAAGAGGATGGTATAGAAGATTTAGAGAGACAGTGA